One segment of Betaproteobacteria bacterium DNA contains the following:
- the thiL gene encoding thiamine-phosphate kinase codes for MAGEFELINKYFARPTPSAILGPGDDCALVQPAPGKQLAVTTDMLVAGTHFLPDTNPKNLGWKALAVNLSDLAAMGAQPRWVTLAGALPVVDELWIAQFAEGFFACAAEYGVDVIGGDTTKGPLNLCVTAMGEVEPGHALRRDGAKVGDQIWVSGRPGLASLGLAFLQGKIKLPEPWPRLCIGALEKPRPRVALGLALNGIASAAIDVSDGLLADLSHIAERSGCAAAVKLVQLPHLPKGESYDADLRRIALECQLTGGDDYELCFTAPGTQSLAIAQIAATLELPLWNIGEMVAGTTGDVTVFDPDGKPVQFDRKGYDHFGQTA; via the coding sequence ATGGCCGGCGAATTTGAACTGATCAACAAGTATTTTGCCCGGCCCACGCCCTCGGCCATCCTCGGCCCTGGCGACGACTGCGCGCTGGTTCAGCCAGCACCGGGCAAGCAGCTGGCAGTGACCACCGACATGCTGGTCGCCGGCACGCATTTCCTGCCCGACACCAACCCCAAGAACCTCGGCTGGAAGGCCCTGGCCGTCAATCTTTCCGATCTCGCCGCAATGGGCGCCCAGCCGCGCTGGGTGACGCTGGCCGGCGCGCTGCCGGTGGTCGATGAGCTGTGGATTGCCCAGTTCGCCGAAGGCTTCTTTGCCTGCGCCGCCGAATACGGCGTTGATGTCATCGGCGGCGACACAACCAAAGGCCCGCTCAACCTCTGCGTTACTGCCATGGGCGAAGTCGAACCCGGCCACGCCCTTCGCCGCGATGGCGCCAAGGTCGGCGACCAGATCTGGGTTTCCGGTCGCCCCGGCCTGGCCAGCCTCGGCCTCGCCTTCCTGCAAGGCAAGATCAAACTGCCCGAACCCTGGCCGCGCCTGTGCATTGGCGCCCTCGAAAAGCCACGTCCGCGCGTGGCCCTCGGCCTTGCACTGAACGGCATTGCCAGCGCCGCGATCGACGTCTCCGACGGCCTGCTGGCCGACCTCAGCCACATTGCCGAACGCTCGGGCTGCGCCGCCGCCGTTAAGTTGGTTCAGCTGCCACACTTGCCCAAGGGAGAAAGCTACGACGCTGATTTGCGCCGCATCGCCCTCGAATGCCAACTGACCGGTGGCGACGATTACGAACTCTGCTTCACCGCGCCCGGCACGCAAAGTCTGGCCATCGCGCAAATCGCCGCCACACTGGAATTGCCGCTGTGGAACATCGGCGAGATGGTGGCCGGCACCACGGGCGATGTCACGGTTTTCGACCCGGATGGCAAGCCGGTCCAATTCGACCGCAAAGGCTACGACCATTTTGGCCAAACCGCCTAG
- a CDS encoding 6,7-dimethyl-8-ribityllumazine synthase codes for MSRFDNIFEYDNNLNGAGLKVGVVMARFNLPICEALLSSCVNELKRLGVADADMTIANVPGALEVPLVLQTMAQSGCFDALVALGAVIRGDTYHFEVVSNDACRAIMEVQLDTGIPIANGILTCDTDEQAEVRTQPKGSDCAQAAVEMANLQKALTQ; via the coding sequence ATGTCCCGTTTCGACAACATCTTTGAATACGACAACAACCTGAACGGCGCCGGCCTCAAAGTCGGCGTCGTGATGGCACGCTTCAACCTGCCGATCTGCGAAGCCCTGCTCTCTTCCTGCGTCAACGAACTCAAGCGCCTTGGCGTAGCCGATGCCGACATGACCATCGCCAACGTGCCCGGCGCACTGGAAGTTCCGCTGGTGCTGCAAACCATGGCGCAGAGCGGCTGCTTCGATGCACTGGTGGCCCTTGGCGCCGTCATTCGCGGCGACACCTATCACTTCGAAGTCGTTTCCAATGACGCCTGCCGCGCCATCATGGAAGTCCAGCTCGATACCGGCATCCCCATCGCCAACGGCATCCTGACCTGCGACACCGACGAACAGGCCGAAGTCCGCACCCAACCCAAGGGCAGCGACTGCGCCCAGGCCGCCGTCGAAATGGCCAATCTTCAGAAAGCACTTACCCAATGA
- a CDS encoding EAL domain-containing protein, whose protein sequence is MNLDRRNASPERSTEFLNACILIVERDNASAEIMLHFLRSAGYRNALSIVGSGSVLDLLYELDIDLVLIDNEVLVTIDGSDILEQVRNNSVHRHLPIIVLTADDSRALRLRVLGQGANDILNKPVDAGEMKLRLQNTLAAKAYRNLVVYHDDLTGLPNRERYTDRLDWAIKYSQRYNILGAVLHVDLDRFKKVVEALGWANGDRLLRAVAKNLGTCIRDTDIVARQDVREQSIMLSRLAGNEFTVLLCGIDRPDSAAIVAQRILDMVKTPFTTGGHELISTCSIGISVFPNDGKTSNEIISAANNAMHDVKRAGGDGFRFFSQKFNERAIHRLNLEADLRHALDGDQFHLAYQPKVDIVSGKICGAEALLRWQHPVRGLVSPAEFIPVAEESGLINRIGDRVLNIASRQIRLWLDAGIQPPRIAINISSPQFSQKNFVDELSATLIRHGIDGQRISVEITESVIMDNINSHLSTLETLRSLGIELSVDDFGTGYSSLAYLKRLPLHELKIDRSFLTGIHSDEHSAAIVTAIVSMGHQLGLKIVAEGVETRQQLEFLRTHHCDTCQGFLFSPAVAPDQFAALLANGVAMTD, encoded by the coding sequence ATGAATCTTGATCGCCGGAACGCCTCGCCGGAACGCTCGACCGAGTTTCTGAACGCCTGCATCCTGATTGTTGAGCGCGATAACGCCAGCGCCGAAATCATGCTCCACTTTCTGCGTTCGGCCGGCTATCGAAACGCCCTCTCCATCGTCGGCTCAGGTTCCGTCCTTGACCTGCTGTACGAGCTGGACATCGACCTCGTACTCATCGACAACGAAGTATTGGTCACCATCGACGGCAGCGATATTCTTGAGCAGGTACGGAATAATTCCGTGCACCGACATCTGCCGATCATCGTCCTGACCGCCGACGACAGTCGCGCGCTCCGCCTGCGGGTGCTCGGCCAAGGCGCCAACGATATCCTGAACAAACCGGTCGATGCGGGCGAGATGAAACTGCGCCTGCAAAACACGCTGGCCGCCAAAGCCTACCGCAACCTTGTCGTCTATCACGATGACCTGACCGGGCTGCCCAATCGCGAGCGCTATACCGACCGCCTCGACTGGGCGATCAAGTATTCGCAGCGCTACAACATCCTCGGCGCCGTACTCCACGTCGACCTCGACCGCTTCAAGAAAGTTGTCGAAGCGCTTGGCTGGGCAAACGGCGACCGCCTGCTGCGCGCCGTCGCGAAAAATCTCGGCACATGCATACGCGACACCGACATCGTCGCCCGCCAGGATGTCCGCGAACAGTCGATCATGCTTTCCCGCCTTGCCGGCAACGAGTTTACCGTCCTGCTCTGCGGCATAGACCGGCCGGACAGTGCGGCCATCGTAGCCCAGCGCATCCTTGACATGGTCAAGACACCGTTCACCACGGGCGGCCACGAGCTGATCTCCACCTGCTCGATCGGGATTTCCGTCTTCCCCAATGACGGCAAGACAAGCAACGAAATCATCTCCGCCGCCAACAACGCCATGCACGACGTCAAGCGGGCCGGCGGTGACGGCTTCCGCTTCTTCTCGCAAAAATTCAACGAGCGCGCCATCCATCGCCTCAACCTTGAGGCCGATCTCCGCCATGCCCTGGATGGTGATCAATTCCACCTCGCCTACCAGCCCAAGGTTGATATCGTCTCCGGCAAAATTTGCGGCGCCGAAGCCCTGCTCCGCTGGCAACATCCCGTTCGCGGCCTGGTCAGCCCCGCCGAGTTCATTCCGGTGGCCGAAGAATCCGGCCTGATCAACCGGATCGGCGACCGGGTATTGAATATCGCCAGCCGCCAGATCCGCCTCTGGCTAGATGCCGGCATCCAGCCGCCACGCATCGCCATCAATATCTCGTCACCGCAGTTCAGCCAGAAAAATTTCGTCGACGAACTTTCCGCCACACTCATCCGCCACGGCATCGACGGTCAACGCATCAGTGTCGAGATCACCGAAAGCGTGATCATGGACAATATCAACAGCCACCTGAGCACGCTGGAAACACTGCGCTCGCTGGGCATCGAACTCTCGGTGGATGATTTCGGCACGGGCTATTCCTCACTCGCCTACCTGAAGCGCCTGCCACTACACGAACTGAAAATTGATCGCTCGTTTCTCACCGGCATCCATAGCGACGAGCACAGTGCCGCCATTGTCACCGCCATCGTCTCCATGGGGCACCAGCTGGGTCTGAAGATCGTCGCCGAAGGCGTCGAAACCCGCCAGCAGCTTGAATTTCTGCGCACGCACCACTGCGATACCTGCCAGGGATTCCTTTTCAGCCCGGCAGTGGCCCCCGATCAATTTGCCGCCCTGCTTGCCAACGGCGTTGCGATGACTGATTAA
- a CDS encoding polyamine aminopropyltransferase has product MRHALLFSVFVIASCGLAYELIAGALSSYLLGDSVTQFSTVIGTYLFAMGAGSWLSKYITRDLIGRFIQIELMVGLLGGFSAIGLFLVFAWLSGPFKLVLYLAVFGVGVLVGLEIPLVMRILKRELAFKDLVSQVLTFDYLGALVVSILFPLVLAPQIGMVRTGLLFGMLNVAVALWALHLFRDQLPSRRWLAVQSWTIFGLLAAGFAGAGQLTGIAEAHLYADEIIYAETTPYQRLVVTRWRDDLRLFINNNLQFSSHDEYRYHEALVHPGLASLPGAKRVLVLGGGDGLAVREILKYPNVESVTLVDLDPAMNSLFSTAPALVALNQGSLNSPRVKVINADALQWLEENRDFYDFIVIDFPDPTNFALGKLYTSAFYRLLEKRLSARGLLVVQSTSPLYARQSFWCVVTTLESVGFKTAPYHALVPSFGEWGYIIAGRQDFSIPAVNPENTRFLTSEILPGLFQFPADMARVPAEVNQLNNQVLVRYFEAEWRKVIR; this is encoded by the coding sequence ATGCGGCACGCCCTCCTTTTTTCCGTCTTTGTCATCGCCTCCTGCGGGCTGGCCTATGAGCTGATCGCTGGCGCGCTGTCGTCCTATCTGCTGGGCGATTCGGTGACGCAGTTTTCGACGGTGATCGGCACCTATCTGTTTGCCATGGGCGCCGGCTCGTGGCTGTCGAAGTACATCACGCGTGACCTGATCGGGCGCTTCATCCAGATCGAGTTGATGGTCGGGCTGTTGGGTGGATTTTCGGCCATTGGCCTGTTTCTCGTTTTTGCCTGGCTGTCGGGGCCATTCAAGCTGGTCCTTTATCTGGCCGTGTTCGGGGTCGGCGTGCTGGTCGGGCTGGAAATTCCGCTGGTCATGCGTATTCTGAAGCGCGAATTGGCCTTCAAGGATCTGGTGTCGCAGGTGCTCACTTTTGATTATCTCGGTGCGCTGGTGGTCTCCATCCTCTTCCCGCTGGTGCTGGCGCCGCAGATCGGCATGGTGCGCACCGGCTTGCTGTTTGGGATGCTCAATGTTGCCGTCGCGCTCTGGGCATTGCATCTGTTTCGCGATCAATTGCCGTCGCGGCGCTGGCTGGCGGTGCAAAGCTGGACGATATTCGGTCTTCTCGCAGCCGGCTTTGCCGGGGCCGGGCAACTGACCGGGATTGCCGAAGCGCATCTCTATGCAGATGAAATCATCTACGCCGAAACGACGCCTTATCAGCGTCTGGTCGTCACCCGTTGGCGCGATGATCTGCGCCTGTTCATCAACAACAATTTGCAGTTTTCATCGCATGACGAATACCGCTACCACGAGGCGCTGGTCCATCCCGGTCTGGCCAGCCTGCCCGGCGCCAAACGCGTGCTGGTGCTTGGTGGCGGTGACGGTCTGGCGGTGCGTGAAATTCTCAAGTACCCGAATGTCGAGTCGGTGACGCTGGTCGATCTTGATCCGGCGATGAATTCGCTATTTTCTACAGCGCCGGCATTGGTGGCGTTAAATCAGGGATCGCTGAACTCGCCCAGGGTCAAGGTGATCAACGCCGATGCGCTGCAATGGCTGGAAGAAAACCGCGATTTCTACGATTTCATCGTCATCGATTTTCCCGATCCGACCAATTTTGCGCTCGGCAAGCTCTACACCTCGGCCTTTTATCGCCTGCTGGAAAAGCGCCTGTCGGCGCGTGGCCTGCTGGTTGTGCAATCTACTTCGCCGCTCTATGCCCGGCAATCCTTCTGGTGCGTGGTGACGACGCTGGAAAGCGTCGGCTTCAAGACGGCACCGTACCACGCGCTGGTGCCGTCGTTTGGCGAATGGGGCTACATCATCGCGGGCCGCCAGGATTTCTCGATTCCCGCGGTCAACCCGGAAAATACCCGATTTTTGACATCCGAAATCCTGCCCGGCCTGTTCCAGTTCCCCGCTGACATGGCGCGCGTACCGGCCGAGGTCAATCAATTGAACAATCAGGTGCTGGTGCGCTACTTCGAAGCCGAGTGGCGCAAGGTCATTCGCTAG
- the ychF gene encoding redox-regulated ATPase YchF, which yields MSLKCGIVGLPNVGKSTLFNALTKSGIAAENYPFCTIEPNVGIVEVPDKRMAQLAAIVKPQKMQPAIVEFVDIAGLVAGASKGEGLGNQFLANIRETDAIVHVVRCFADDNVIHVSGGVDPLRDIEVIDTELALADMASVEKALNRYRRPASSGDKEAKALVAVLEKCFAQLDQAKAVRALDLSKEELALIKPFCMITGKPVLYVANVSESGFENNPLLDAVRAHAATEKAEVVSVCAAIESEIADLDDEEKQMFLADLGLEEPGLDRLIHAGYKLLGLATYFTAGVKEVRAWTIHQGDTAPQAAGVIHTDFERGFIRAQTIAFDDFITYKGEAGAKEAGKMRAEGKEYVVKDGDVMNFLFNV from the coding sequence ATGTCTTTGAAATGCGGCATCGTCGGCCTGCCCAACGTCGGCAAATCCACCCTCTTCAACGCCCTGACCAAGTCCGGTATTGCAGCGGAAAACTATCCTTTCTGCACCATCGAGCCAAATGTCGGCATCGTTGAAGTGCCTGACAAGCGCATGGCCCAACTGGCTGCCATCGTCAAGCCGCAGAAAATGCAGCCAGCCATTGTTGAATTCGTCGATATCGCGGGTCTGGTGGCCGGCGCTTCGAAGGGTGAAGGCCTGGGCAACCAGTTTTTGGCCAATATCCGCGAAACGGATGCCATCGTGCACGTTGTGCGCTGCTTCGCTGACGACAACGTGATTCACGTTTCGGGTGGTGTCGATCCGCTGCGCGACATCGAAGTTATCGATACCGAACTGGCGCTGGCCGACATGGCTTCTGTTGAAAAGGCGCTGAACCGTTATCGTCGACCGGCCAGCTCCGGTGACAAGGAAGCCAAGGCCCTGGTTGCCGTCCTTGAAAAATGCTTTGCCCAGCTCGACCAGGCCAAGGCCGTTCGCGCGCTGGACTTGTCGAAAGAAGAGCTGGCACTGATCAAACCGTTCTGCATGATCACCGGCAAACCCGTGCTCTATGTGGCCAACGTGTCCGAAAGCGGCTTCGAGAACAACCCCTTGCTTGACGCCGTGCGTGCCCATGCCGCAACCGAGAAGGCAGAAGTCGTTTCGGTCTGTGCGGCCATCGAATCTGAAATTGCCGATCTCGATGACGAGGAAAAGCAGATGTTCCTGGCCGACCTCGGCCTTGAAGAGCCGGGCCTCGACCGTCTGATTCACGCTGGTTACAAATTACTCGGTTTGGCAACCTACTTCACAGCGGGCGTCAAGGAAGTGCGCGCCTGGACCATTCACCAGGGCGATACTGCGCCGCAGGCGGCCGGCGTCATCCACACCGACTTCGAGCGTGGGTTTATTCGTGCCCAAACCATCGCCTTTGACGACTTCATTACCTACAAGGGCGAAGCGGGCGCCAAGGAAGCCGGCAAGATGCGCGCTGAAGGAAAAGAATATGTCGTCAAGGATGGCGATGTAATGAATTTCCTGTTCAACGTCTGA
- a CDS encoding EAL domain-containing protein, translated as MILPSVPADTNSSPTDSTPLPSAVLLRAFEQSHEGILITDCNNLIIAVNGAFSRLTGYSPNELLGKNPRILASGRAAPELYVAMWEALDSKNYWEGEIWNKHHDGSSHPSWLKIAVLRDSDGKIQNYVANFTDIHANHEAADRLAYLAYHDPLTNLPNRLAFESQLGQALRICERENHQLALMLIDLDNFKNINDTLGHHVGDKLLQKVALRLSECVRSSDLVARLGGDEFVVVLPEIESPLTAARVASKIQSNLADSYRISDHVLYATPSIGISLYPFDGNDPGTMLRNADTAMYHAKSAGRNNHQFYTARMNEAAGERLQMENELRQAISSISPSGCEFSLNFQPQIETVSGRVLGLEALLRWNNPKLGQISPVRFIAIAEETGLIQPLGDWVIWETCRQIRNMKQQGITGIRVAINISAQQLGHDNLLLLVRGALACYDLSPEDIELEVTESTAMQHPETTLSILDQLSAMGIKLAIDDFGTGYSSLAYLKHLPIQRLKLDRSFVTDIETDPNDAAICAATIALGHSLGLELVAEGVETEAQRAFLARLGCDMLQGYLYSRPMPFDETIAYLKAYQAAHP; from the coding sequence ATGATCCTGCCTTCAGTGCCAGCCGATACCAACAGCTCCCCCACGGACAGCACGCCGTTGCCGTCTGCGGTGTTGTTACGTGCGTTCGAGCAAAGTCACGAAGGTATTCTGATCACGGACTGCAACAATCTGATCATCGCTGTCAATGGGGCTTTTTCGCGGCTGACGGGCTATTCGCCGAATGAACTGCTCGGGAAGAACCCGCGCATTCTGGCTTCGGGCCGTGCAGCCCCGGAGTTGTATGTCGCCATGTGGGAAGCATTGGACAGCAAGAATTATTGGGAAGGCGAAATCTGGAACAAGCATCATGATGGCTCAAGCCATCCCAGCTGGCTGAAAATTGCCGTCCTGCGCGATTCCGATGGAAAAATCCAGAACTATGTAGCCAACTTCACCGATATCCATGCCAACCATGAAGCGGCCGACCGGCTGGCCTACCTTGCCTATCATGACCCGCTGACCAATCTGCCCAACCGACTGGCCTTCGAGTCACAACTGGGGCAGGCATTGCGCATTTGCGAACGGGAAAATCATCAGCTGGCATTGATGCTGATCGACCTCGACAATTTCAAGAATATCAACGACACGCTAGGGCATCATGTTGGTGATAAGTTGTTGCAAAAAGTGGCGCTGCGTCTGAGCGAGTGCGTCCGCTCAAGTGACCTTGTCGCGCGATTGGGCGGCGATGAATTTGTGGTGGTCCTGCCGGAAATCGAATCGCCACTGACCGCAGCACGGGTTGCCAGCAAGATTCAAAGCAACCTGGCCGACAGCTACCGAATCAGCGATCACGTCCTGTACGCCACACCCAGCATAGGTATCAGTCTCTACCCGTTTGATGGGAACGACCCCGGCACCATGCTGCGCAACGCCGACACGGCGATGTACCACGCAAAAAGTGCCGGCCGCAATAATCACCAGTTCTACACCGCACGCATGAACGAAGCGGCGGGCGAACGTCTGCAGATGGAGAACGAACTCCGGCAGGCTATTTCGTCAATTTCGCCGAGCGGCTGTGAGTTTTCGCTGAACTTCCAGCCGCAGATCGAGACCGTCTCGGGTCGCGTGCTGGGTCTGGAAGCGCTGCTGCGCTGGAATAATCCAAAACTCGGCCAAATCTCGCCGGTGCGCTTCATTGCCATTGCCGAGGAGACTGGTTTGATCCAGCCACTGGGCGACTGGGTGATCTGGGAAACCTGTCGCCAGATTCGCAACATGAAGCAGCAGGGAATCACGGGCATTCGCGTCGCCATCAACATCTCGGCCCAGCAGCTGGGCCACGACAACCTGCTGCTGCTCGTTCGTGGCGCCCTGGCCTGTTATGACCTGTCGCCAGAAGACATTGAACTGGAAGTCACCGAGAGCACTGCCATGCAACACCCAGAAACAACCCTCTCGATCCTCGACCAGTTGTCCGCCATGGGAATCAAGTTGGCTATCGACGATTTCGGCACGGGCTACTCGTCGCTCGCCTACCTCAAGCACTTACCGATTCAGCGCCTGAAACTCGACCGCTCCTTTGTCACGGACATCGAAACCGACCCCAACGATGCCGCCATCTGTGCCGCCACGATCGCGCTGGGTCACAGCCTGGGGCTGGAACTGGTCGCGGAAGGCGTGGAAACCGAAGCACAGCGAGCTTTTCTGGCACGACTCGGCTGCGACATGCTGCAAGGCTACCTGTACAGCAGGCCGATGCCATTCGACGAAACCATCGCCTACCTCAAGGCCTACCAGGCCGCTCATCCCTGA
- the ribB gene encoding 3,4-dihydroxy-2-butanone-4-phosphate synthase, protein MPPHPTIASTAEIVTELKAGRMVILVDEEDRENEGDLVMAAEHITPEAINFMAKHGRGLICLTLTEARCKKLGLVQMAKNNKAQYGTAFTVSIEAAEGVTTGISAADRARTIQVAVARASTADDIVQPGHVFPITAREGGVLVRAGHTEAGCDLAGMAGLEPSSVICEIMNDDGTMARLPELMEFAAEHGLKIGTIADLIHYRASSETLVERVSSKTISTAHGEFAMHAYVDQASGATHLALVKGSIPAGGETLVRVHEPLSVLDFLDPASKRQSFSIEEAQAAMDKFGHGVIVLMHRPEDGEALLARLTGTAPSAPMKWDPRTYGIGAQILRDLGVGKMRLLASPRKMPSMTGFGLEVTGFVTSPAEL, encoded by the coding sequence ATGCCCCCCCATCCCACCATTGCCAGCACCGCCGAGATCGTCACCGAACTCAAGGCCGGCCGCATGGTCATTCTGGTCGATGAAGAAGACCGCGAAAACGAAGGCGACCTCGTCATGGCCGCCGAGCACATCACCCCCGAAGCGATCAATTTCATGGCCAAGCATGGCCGCGGCCTGATTTGTCTGACGTTGACCGAAGCCCGCTGCAAGAAGCTCGGCCTCGTCCAGATGGCCAAGAACAACAAGGCTCAGTACGGCACCGCCTTCACCGTCTCGATCGAAGCGGCCGAAGGCGTCACCACCGGCATTTCCGCCGCCGACCGCGCGCGCACCATCCAGGTCGCCGTCGCCCGGGCATCGACCGCCGACGACATCGTGCAGCCCGGCCACGTCTTCCCGATCACCGCCCGCGAAGGCGGCGTGCTGGTCCGCGCCGGCCACACCGAAGCCGGCTGCGACCTCGCCGGCATGGCTGGTCTGGAGCCATCCTCCGTCATCTGCGAAATCATGAACGACGACGGCACCATGGCCCGCCTGCCGGAACTGATGGAATTCGCTGCCGAACACGGCCTTAAGATCGGCACCATCGCCGACCTCATCCACTATCGCGCCTCGTCCGAAACACTGGTCGAACGCGTCTCCAGCAAGACCATCAGCACCGCCCACGGCGAGTTTGCCATGCACGCCTACGTCGACCAGGCCAGCGGCGCGACCCATCTGGCGCTGGTCAAGGGCAGCATTCCGGCCGGTGGTGAAACGCTGGTCCGCGTTCATGAGCCGCTGTCAGTGCTCGACTTCCTCGACCCGGCCAGCAAGCGTCAGTCCTTCTCCATCGAAGAAGCGCAGGCCGCCATGGACAAATTCGGCCACGGGGTCATCGTGCTGATGCATCGCCCGGAAGACGGCGAAGCCCTGCTTGCCCGCCTCACCGGCACCGCCCCCAGCGCCCCGATGAAATGGGACCCGCGCACCTACGGCATTGGCGCCCAGATCCTGCGCGATCTCGGTGTCGGCAAGATGCGGCTGCTCGCCAGCCCACGCAAGATGCCCTCCATGACCGGATTTGGCCTCGAAGTCACCGGTTTCGTCACCTCACCTGCGGAGCTCTGA
- the nusB gene encoding transcription antitermination factor NusB — protein sequence MTTFLSDSEHPHDVQAPPKSARRRSREFVVQGLYQWRVGGADEAAIEAYAPEMEGFAKADREFFVGTLRGVIGQKEALIEHITAHIDRPFKELSPVEACILMLGSFELINYVDTPYRVIINEAIELTKSFGGIDGHKYVNGVLDKVAGIVRAEEVAARKQGK from the coding sequence ATGACCACCTTCCTCAGCGACAGCGAACACCCGCACGACGTCCAGGCCCCGCCCAAGTCCGCCCGCCGCCGCTCCCGTGAATTCGTCGTCCAGGGTCTTTACCAGTGGCGCGTCGGCGGTGCCGACGAAGCCGCCATCGAAGCCTATGCGCCGGAAATGGAAGGCTTCGCCAAGGCTGACCGCGAATTTTTCGTTGGCACGCTGCGCGGCGTCATCGGCCAGAAGGAAGCGCTGATCGAGCACATTACCGCCCATATCGATCGGCCATTTAAAGAGCTGTCGCCGGTTGAAGCCTGCATCCTGATGCTGGGCAGTTTCGAGCTGATCAACTACGTCGACACGCCTTATCGCGTGATCATCAACGAGGCCATCGAACTCACCAAGTCCTTCGGCGGCATCGACGGCCACAAGTACGTCAACGGCGTGCTCGACAAGGTTGCCGGCATCGTTCGTGCCGAAGAGGTTGCCGCCCGCAAGCAAGGCAAGTAG
- a CDS encoding type II toxin-antitoxin system HicA family toxin: MSHKHDHLMRSIFQDPLPANIHWREIESLLKHLGADIEPSHGARFKITLNKVEAFLHHPHNSSTCSKTDIKTIREMLSHAGVTLSAYEAGNT; this comes from the coding sequence ATGAGTCACAAGCATGACCACCTGATGCGCAGCATCTTCCAGGACCCGCTACCGGCCAATATCCACTGGCGCGAAATCGAATCGTTGCTCAAGCACTTGGGCGCCGACATCGAACCGTCACATGGCGCCCGCTTCAAGATCACCTTGAACAAGGTCGAAGCATTCCTGCACCATCCGCACAACAGCAGCACCTGCAGCAAGACCGACATCAAGACGATCCGCGAGATGCTCAGCCACGCCGGGGTCACGCTGTCCGCCTACGAGGCGGGAAATACCTGA
- a CDS encoding polyisoprenoid-binding protein: MLTAEPIAARLSAILFAAAMSFAQPSLATEYNIDASHTYASFEIDHLGFSTQRGQFNRSSGIVEFDPEGKTGRIDITIDAASLDTGFALRDDVLRGDTWFKVKDFPNILFRSQKLVFTDDKLSAVDGTLTMLGEVRPMRLDISRFKCGFNLAKRKQGCGADAVGVLRRSEFGLDNGLPFIGDEVRLRIQVEAYLP, from the coding sequence GTGTTGACCGCAGAACCCATCGCCGCACGCCTCTCCGCCATACTTTTTGCCGCCGCAATGTCTTTTGCCCAGCCAAGCTTGGCAACCGAATACAACATTGATGCCTCGCACACCTATGCCAGTTTCGAAATCGACCACCTCGGCTTTTCGACACAGCGAGGCCAGTTCAACCGCAGCAGCGGCATTGTGGAATTTGACCCGGAAGGCAAAACCGGCCGCATCGACATCACCATCGACGCCGCCTCTCTGGATACCGGCTTCGCCTTGCGCGACGACGTCTTGCGCGGCGACACCTGGTTCAAGGTCAAGGATTTCCCGAACATCCTCTTTCGCAGCCAGAAACTCGTGTTCACCGACGACAAGTTAAGCGCCGTTGACGGCACGCTGACCATGCTCGGTGAAGTCCGCCCGATGCGACTCGACATCAGCCGCTTCAAATGCGGCTTTAATCTCGCCAAACGCAAGCAAGGCTGTGGCGCTGATGCAGTCGGCGTACTGCGTCGCTCCGAATTCGGCCTCGACAACGGCCTGCCCTTCATCGGCGATGAAGTCCGTCTGCGCATTCAGGTCGAAGCCTATCTGCCCTGA
- a CDS encoding phosphatidylglycerophosphatase A has protein sequence MASRSNSTAKATTILAKPPSVRFLLAHPAHFFALGCGSGLAPKAPGTFGTLFAWLTYALFHQYFSDFGLLFLLTAAYLGGIWFIDVTGKAIGDPDHGSIVWDEIVPFWLILLMTPDTFLWQLAAFALFRYFDITKPQPARYFDQHVKNGFGVMADDLVAAGYTLLCLALLKIVFA, from the coding sequence ATGGCAAGCCGGTCCAATTCGACCGCAAAGGCTACGACCATTTTGGCCAAACCGCCTAGCGTCCGCTTCCTGCTCGCCCATCCGGCGCACTTTTTCGCGCTGGGTTGTGGCAGCGGCCTGGCGCCGAAGGCGCCAGGGACTTTCGGCACGCTGTTCGCGTGGCTGACCTATGCCCTCTTCCATCAATATTTTTCCGATTTTGGCCTTTTATTCCTGTTGACCGCAGCCTACCTCGGCGGCATCTGGTTTATTGACGTTACCGGCAAGGCGATCGGCGACCCCGACCACGGCAGCATTGTCTGGGACGAAATCGTTCCCTTCTGGCTCATCCTGCTGATGACGCCCGATACCTTCTTGTGGCAACTGGCTGCCTTCGCGCTGTTCCGCTATTTCGACATCACCAAGCCGCAACCGGCCCGCTACTTTGACCAGCACGTCAAGAACGGCTTCGGTGTCATGGCCGACGACCTTGTTGCGGCCGGGTACACTTTGCTCTGTCTGGCCCTGCTGAAGATCGTTTTCGCCTGA